The proteins below come from a single Tenuifilum thalassicum genomic window:
- a CDS encoding serpin family protein, giving the protein MNKMKIMILALLTGTAAKAQTPSDAVNEFAFDLYRNLKTTESQNLVFSPFSISPAFGMVSLGANGETLNQFNSTFHFKTGKEFHKGLGNLQREVLKSANDSVTINITNRVWIENSYRVRRKFRCNLKRTYGAKFAKADFVTNPENSRLQINKAIEEDTHEYIKNLLPDGSISNLTRLVLTNAIYFKGKWDEPFDPKKTKERDFFLEKDDKVKHSFMNADKTFGYYKGKNFAALEMDYKGGELSMIIILPDESLSLEKFENDFNLKTYNEIVENIKPQKTLVFIPKFSIESGFTMKKTLYSMGMSIPFSDDADFSGISGKKDLKISNAFHKAFIEVSEEGTTAAAATAVVVAMKSMPNFNVFDANRPFIYILRHKPTNTIMFMGKLVSPK; this is encoded by the coding sequence ATGAATAAGATGAAAATAATGATTCTTGCTTTGCTTACTGGAACAGCAGCAAAAGCACAAACCCCATCCGATGCGGTTAATGAGTTTGCCTTTGATTTATATAGGAACCTCAAAACAACAGAAAGTCAAAACTTAGTTTTTTCCCCTTTTAGTATATCACCAGCATTTGGAATGGTAAGTTTAGGTGCCAATGGTGAAACGCTTAATCAGTTTAATTCAACGTTTCATTTTAAAACTGGTAAGGAATTTCATAAAGGTTTGGGAAATCTTCAAAGGGAAGTATTGAAGTCGGCTAACGATTCTGTAACCATTAACATTACTAATAGGGTCTGGATTGAAAATAGCTATAGAGTTCGACGTAAGTTTCGTTGTAATCTTAAGCGAACTTATGGCGCTAAATTTGCCAAAGCAGATTTCGTAACAAATCCTGAAAATTCAAGATTGCAGATTAATAAAGCAATAGAAGAAGATACTCACGAATATATTAAAAATCTTTTACCTGATGGTAGTATCAGTAACCTCACACGTTTAGTGCTGACCAATGCCATTTATTTTAAGGGTAAATGGGATGAGCCATTTGATCCAAAAAAAACTAAGGAAAGAGATTTTTTTCTTGAAAAGGATGATAAAGTTAAGCATTCATTTATGAATGCCGATAAAACATTTGGATATTATAAAGGGAAAAACTTTGCTGCATTAGAAATGGATTATAAAGGTGGTGAGCTATCTATGATTATTATTTTGCCCGATGAGTCGCTATCGTTGGAAAAGTTTGAAAACGATTTTAATTTAAAAACTTACAATGAGATAGTTGAGAATATTAAACCGCAAAAAACATTGGTTTTTATTCCAAAGTTTAGCATTGAGAGCGGTTTTACCATGAAAAAGACATTGTATTCAATGGGTATGAGCATACCATTTAGCGATGATGCAGATTTTTCTGGTATTTCGGGTAAAAAAGATTTAAAAATCTCAAATGCTTTTCATAAAGCATTTATTGAGGTATCGGAAGAAGGAACAACTGCAGCAGCAGCAACTGCTGTTGTGGTTGCTATGAAATCGATGCCTAACTTTAACGTATTTGATGCTAACAGACCATTCATTTATATACTCCGGCATAAACCAACAAATACCATAATGTTTATGGGTAAATTGGTTTCGCCCAAGTAA